The [Bacillus] selenitireducens MLS10 genome includes a region encoding these proteins:
- a CDS encoding ABC transporter ATP-binding protein, whose amino-acid sequence MQLMNVSKRFGETEVFHRINMNVEQGSIVSLVGPSGCGKSTLLRSIAGLSSFTDGQLLIQGEDMTTVKAEHRPVVLMFQQPLLFPHFTILENITYGLKYGKDKVKKDERIRRGMALLEKVDLEAYADRYPNQLSGGQQQRVSLARALILNPALILLDEPFSSLDPELRVSIRTWVRDFLKQEGVTALFVTHDREEAMVMGDQVAVMKGGTFQQIGVPEEVYRNPENREVAEMFSEGIFLHGGFIPAGDVQMEKEHDQRTNDPAVLEGGRVKYAMMKYGLQFYFVDLPDIRQSIVLHDDRTFYDGDRVVLVRKKGRVTDA is encoded by the coding sequence ATGCAACTGATGAATGTATCAAAACGGTTCGGGGAAACTGAAGTCTTCCACCGGATCAATATGAATGTGGAACAGGGAAGCATCGTGAGTCTTGTTGGTCCTTCCGGCTGCGGCAAGTCCACGCTGCTCCGTTCGATTGCAGGCCTGTCTTCCTTTACGGACGGGCAGCTCCTTATTCAGGGAGAGGATATGACGACAGTCAAAGCCGAGCATCGGCCGGTCGTGCTGATGTTTCAGCAGCCATTGCTCTTTCCTCATTTTACGATCCTTGAAAACATCACGTACGGACTGAAATACGGAAAAGATAAAGTGAAAAAGGATGAACGGATTAGAAGAGGGATGGCGCTTCTCGAAAAAGTGGATCTCGAGGCTTATGCGGACCGGTATCCGAATCAGCTCTCCGGCGGTCAGCAGCAGCGTGTATCACTCGCAAGGGCGCTGATTTTAAACCCGGCCCTTATTTTGCTCGATGAACCGTTTTCGAGTCTGGATCCCGAACTCCGGGTCAGCATTCGTACCTGGGTCCGGGATTTTTTGAAACAGGAAGGTGTGACGGCCCTGTTCGTGACCCATGACCGGGAAGAAGCGATGGTGATGGGTGATCAGGTAGCCGTTATGAAAGGCGGAACGTTCCAGCAGATTGGTGTTCCTGAAGAGGTGTACCGCAACCCGGAGAACCGGGAAGTGGCAGAGATGTTCTCAGAGGGCATCTTTTTGCACGGCGGTTTTATTCCTGCAGGCGATGTACAGATGGAAAAAGAGCATGATCAGCGGACGAATGATCCCGCTGTTCTTGAAGGGGGACGGGTGAAATATGCGATGATGAAGTATGGTCTGCAGTTTTACTTTGTTGACTTGCCTGATATCCGGCAGTCTATCGTCCTTCACGATGATCGGACGTTTTACGACGGGGACAGGGTCGTCCTCGTCCGGAAGAAGGGACGTGTAACAGATGCTTGA
- a CDS encoding ABC transporter permease, translating into MGDKKGGTAMNIPRRVSKVFWFLVLFLIFVAPLLLMTARSISFRWSWPDIYPETISFRAWEVIFRDSDIIWAIAVTIFIATVVVILNFMLAVPAAYGLSRYRFRGKPFIEAVLMLPILVPVLAIAMGMHLTMIRLGLADSATGVILIHLMPTIPYAVRVMKAGFDRLSPDWEEQCSTLGVNRWRLFWTMLVPQIIPSIRSMAVLVFVISLSQYVLTLIIGGGRIMTLPMIYYPYFTSGDGAVVAGFSVLFALLPIVFLIVFEGLLRLYMTILQRP; encoded by the coding sequence ATGGGCGACAAGAAGGGGGGAACAGCAATGAACATTCCCCGGCGCGTATCGAAAGTGTTCTGGTTTCTGGTGCTGTTTCTGATCTTTGTGGCACCACTTCTGTTAATGACAGCGAGGAGCATCAGTTTTCGCTGGTCATGGCCTGACATCTATCCGGAAACGATCAGCTTCCGCGCATGGGAAGTGATCTTCAGGGATTCGGATATTATCTGGGCGATTGCGGTCACGATCTTTATCGCAACCGTTGTCGTGATCCTGAATTTTATGCTGGCTGTCCCGGCGGCATACGGGTTAAGCCGTTACCGCTTCAGAGGAAAGCCGTTTATCGAAGCAGTCCTGATGCTGCCGATCCTCGTTCCGGTGCTTGCCATTGCCATGGGGATGCATTTGACCATGATCCGGCTCGGGCTTGCTGATTCGGCAACGGGTGTCATCCTGATTCATCTGATGCCGACGATCCCCTATGCCGTAAGGGTGATGAAGGCCGGTTTTGACCGGTTGTCCCCGGATTGGGAGGAACAGTGCAGCACCTTGGGCGTCAACCGTTGGCGGCTTTTTTGGACGATGCTCGTTCCGCAGATTATTCCGAGTATCCGGAGTATGGCCGTTCTCGTCTTTGTCATTTCCCTCAGTCAGTATGTGCTGACGCTGATTATCGGCGGCGGTCGGATTATGACCTTGCCGATGATCTATTATCCGTATTTCACAAGCGGTGACGGCGCTGTTGTCGCAGGATTTTCAGTCCTGTTTGCCTTGTTGCCAATCGTCTTTCTGATTGTATTTGAAGGGCTGCTCCGTCTTTATATGACAATTCTGCAGCGGCCATAG
- a CDS encoding ABC transporter permease: MSLSNKPVPSWLKGIGFVSPALIVISFFVGYGLFQAAQGSVSREEGDAFWANYQTLLAHGSFLRSLGISVWVAFSSTLISLVIGIWMTRRLIRVFRYDHWKFVAWLPMIIPHFVAAYLIYIIFAPTGWFSSLFFQIGLLDSIGQFPVLVNDPLYIGVILTYVWKEIPFVLLMMLPVYQEMDLRYEDVSRTLGGNSFTVFRTVEFPWVFPVSLETFLILFVFVLGAFEVPALLGVTFPKMLPILAYEWFYQSAWVNRPLAQAMMVLISLFAIVSAFFVLRFTSRWKSKWATRRGEQQ; this comes from the coding sequence GTGAGCTTGTCCAATAAACCCGTACCGTCCTGGCTGAAAGGGATTGGTTTTGTTTCACCGGCATTGATCGTCATTTCGTTTTTTGTCGGTTACGGCCTCTTTCAGGCAGCACAGGGAAGCGTCTCCCGGGAAGAGGGGGACGCTTTCTGGGCAAATTACCAGACGCTTCTCGCTCACGGGAGCTTCCTCCGGTCTCTCGGGATCAGCGTCTGGGTCGCCTTTTCTTCGACTCTGATTTCACTGGTGATCGGGATCTGGATGACGAGGCGTCTCATCCGGGTGTTCCGCTATGATCACTGGAAATTTGTCGCCTGGCTGCCGATGATTATTCCGCACTTTGTGGCGGCTTACTTGATTTATATTATTTTTGCGCCGACAGGATGGTTCTCGTCACTCTTTTTTCAAATCGGGCTCTTGGATTCGATCGGTCAGTTTCCGGTTCTCGTGAACGATCCGCTCTATATCGGGGTGATCCTGACGTATGTATGGAAAGAGATACCGTTTGTACTCCTTATGATGCTGCCGGTCTATCAGGAGATGGATCTCCGCTATGAGGACGTGAGCCGGACGCTGGGCGGTAATTCCTTCACCGTCTTTCGGACCGTGGAATTCCCCTGGGTATTCCCGGTGTCACTGGAAACGTTCCTGATCCTGTTTGTGTTTGTCCTCGGTGCCTTTGAAGTGCCGGCTCTTCTTGGTGTGACTTTTCCAAAGATGCTGCCGATTCTTGCGTATGAATGGTTTTATCAGTCTGCCTGGGTCAACAGACCCCTCGCACAGGCGATGATGGTGCTGATTTCACTGTTTGCCATCGTGTCGGCCTTTTTCGTTCTCCGCTTTACGTCGAGGTGGAAGAGTAAATGGGCGACAAGAAGGGGGGAACAGCAATGA
- a CDS encoding ABC transporter substrate-binding protein, giving the protein MKKWLTVAAVIPMLSACGDDAEPQVEVETLQDASWDEIVSEAEGKEIGIYMWGGDDGINQYMDDFIAPRLLEEYDVTLNRYPMDAPDFLNKLMTEREAGEMNGGADLLWINAENFRTAKDNDLLYGDFLEILPNVHEYIGTDVPFVNYDTGTPIEGHEAPWGNVQFTIQANPDLVDEMPGSIEELIEWSIENPGLFTYPNVNDFTGNTFVRHVMYHVADDPADLAEYNEAWLEEHGSEVWDVLGSFKDSLWREGQTYPDSNAQLDQMFADGEVAFAMGFNEHRAVSKIEDGIFPENTETLVLEPGSIGNTHYLSVPFNATEPEAALVAINFMLSPEAQIKKLDPSMWGEGHVLNPDALTEEQLEEAEALTGPAFVSQDDILPELDSRYFDWVIEQWERELVQ; this is encoded by the coding sequence ATGAAGAAATGGTTGACAGTGGCGGCGGTGATCCCGATGCTTTCGGCATGCGGGGATGATGCGGAACCGCAGGTGGAAGTGGAAACGTTGCAGGACGCTTCCTGGGATGAGATTGTAAGTGAAGCCGAAGGGAAAGAAATCGGCATTTATATGTGGGGAGGAGACGACGGGATCAATCAGTATATGGATGATTTCATCGCGCCCCGTCTTCTTGAAGAATACGATGTGACATTAAACCGTTATCCGATGGATGCGCCGGATTTTCTGAATAAACTGATGACCGAGCGTGAGGCCGGTGAAATGAACGGCGGTGCGGACCTTCTATGGATCAATGCCGAGAATTTCCGAACAGCCAAGGATAACGATCTCCTGTACGGAGACTTCCTTGAGATTTTACCGAATGTTCATGAGTATATCGGAACCGACGTGCCGTTTGTCAATTATGATACAGGGACACCGATCGAAGGGCATGAAGCGCCGTGGGGAAATGTGCAGTTCACCATTCAGGCGAATCCGGACCTCGTGGATGAGATGCCAGGCAGCATTGAAGAACTGATTGAATGGTCCATTGAAAACCCGGGGTTATTCACATACCCGAATGTCAATGATTTCACGGGTAATACGTTTGTCCGGCATGTGATGTACCATGTGGCGGACGATCCGGCTGACCTCGCAGAATACAATGAGGCCTGGCTTGAAGAGCATGGATCCGAAGTATGGGACGTGCTCGGCTCATTCAAAGACTCACTTTGGAGAGAGGGGCAGACCTACCCGGATTCCAACGCTCAGCTTGATCAGATGTTCGCAGACGGAGAAGTCGCTTTTGCCATGGGCTTCAATGAACACCGTGCTGTCAGTAAGATCGAAGACGGCATCTTCCCGGAAAATACAGAGACCCTCGTCCTCGAACCGGGCTCAATCGGGAATACCCATTATCTGTCCGTTCCGTTTAATGCAACAGAGCCTGAAGCGGCACTCGTTGCGATCAACTTCATGCTGTCACCGGAGGCACAAATCAAAAAACTCGACCCGTCCATGTGGGGAGAAGGCCATGTGCTGAACCCGGATGCGTTAACGGAGGAGCAGCTTGAGGAAGCGGAAGCGCTGACCGGTCCTGCTTTTGTCAGTCAGGACGACATCCTTCCTGAGCTCGATTCCCGTTATTTTGACTGGGTCATTGAGCAGTGGGAACGTGAGCTTGTCCAATAA
- a CDS encoding TVP38/TMEM64 family protein produces MSAKNKSAMKLIGLVAVIALVFTIAWQTGALEKIQSISAMQEFIEGFGVMGYVIFVLVFMASAVFLLPGAIFPIVGGVAFGPVLGGILSLMGATLGAAAAFLVAKYLARDMIMKKFKGNPIFDKIDKGVEENGVSFLILTRFVPVFPYNVQNYVYGLTSLGFWKFTIVSGITMAPGAMIYAFMAGQIAREGVSMTLVLQFAAAGIILFLLSLVPKIWAKKKGIDMDELKQTS; encoded by the coding sequence ATGAGCGCAAAAAATAAATCAGCAATGAAACTGATCGGTCTCGTTGCAGTCATCGCGTTGGTTTTCACCATCGCATGGCAGACAGGTGCACTTGAAAAGATCCAGAGTATTTCAGCAATGCAGGAGTTTATTGAAGGGTTCGGTGTGATGGGCTATGTGATCTTCGTCCTCGTGTTTATGGCCTCTGCCGTATTCCTCTTGCCGGGCGCGATCTTCCCGATCGTCGGCGGTGTGGCATTCGGTCCGGTTCTCGGCGGTATCCTGTCACTGATGGGTGCGACCCTCGGGGCAGCGGCAGCTTTCCTTGTGGCGAAGTATCTTGCCCGTGACATGATCATGAAAAAGTTCAAAGGGAATCCGATCTTTGACAAAATCGACAAAGGGGTTGAGGAAAACGGCGTCAGCTTCCTCATCCTGACACGCTTTGTACCGGTGTTCCCATACAACGTGCAAAACTACGTGTACGGACTGACAAGCCTTGGCTTCTGGAAGTTCACCATCGTTTCGGGGATCACAATGGCACCAGGTGCCATGATCTATGCCTTCATGGCCGGTCAGATCGCCCGCGAAGGGGTATCGATGACACTGGTTCTTCAGTTTGCCGCAGCCGGTATCATTCTCTTCTTGCTTTCTCTCGTACCAAAGATCTGGGCGAAGAAGAAGGGGATCGATATGGACGAGCTGAAGCAGACGTCTTGA
- a CDS encoding sulfurtransferase, producing MSKKWKITGFSTVAVAIIAVIVYFSVTGIEAQEVDMDAQQEKITEYAVPEAFITATELKDLMETDEDVVVIGTMSERGGAIPGSFEIWRPDYSGTELYPYDGMANEKEEVEALLSSFGVTPETTVVTYAANAQHDSARVFWQLKMLGHDDVRFLDGGINAWIGQGYDTGNPLELGDREKTEYVAPDYNPAAFNAELEDVIAAVDGEGILIDTRGGDEEDGSTTLAGAFGPGKIAGAEYINWTEAVAEDGTAVSMSELEALYGDMIESGETLIPYCQSGVRSSYTWLLLTYGLGYDDVLNYDGSWIEWSYEAYELENQDVIDRTENGDF from the coding sequence ATGAGTAAAAAATGGAAAATCACCGGCTTCAGTACAGTAGCAGTTGCCATCATTGCAGTAATCGTTTATTTTTCCGTAACCGGTATTGAAGCACAGGAAGTGGACATGGATGCACAGCAGGAGAAAATTACAGAATATGCCGTTCCGGAAGCGTTCATCACAGCGACCGAACTGAAAGATCTGATGGAAACAGACGAAGATGTTGTCGTGATTGGTACAATGAGTGAAAGAGGCGGCGCGATTCCGGGCTCCTTTGAAATCTGGCGTCCTGATTACTCCGGAACGGAGCTTTACCCATACGATGGTATGGCGAATGAAAAAGAAGAAGTGGAAGCACTGTTAAGCTCTTTCGGTGTCACACCGGAAACGACGGTCGTGACCTATGCAGCGAACGCACAGCACGACTCGGCACGCGTCTTCTGGCAGCTGAAAATGCTCGGACACGATGATGTCCGTTTCCTTGACGGCGGAATCAATGCCTGGATCGGCCAGGGCTACGATACCGGTAACCCGCTTGAACTTGGGGATCGTGAAAAAACCGAGTATGTGGCACCTGATTATAATCCGGCAGCGTTCAACGCAGAACTTGAAGACGTTATCGCAGCCGTTGATGGGGAAGGCATTTTGATTGATACCCGCGGTGGCGATGAAGAAGACGGCAGCACAACACTTGCAGGCGCATTCGGTCCTGGTAAAATTGCAGGTGCAGAATATATTAACTGGACTGAAGCTGTTGCAGAAGACGGAACGGCCGTATCAATGAGTGAACTCGAAGCGCTTTACGGTGATATGATTGAGAGTGGCGAAACCCTCATCCCTTACTGTCAGTCCGGTGTCCGCTCTTCTTACACATGGTTGTTACTGACGTATGGCCTTGGTTATGACGATGTGCTGAACTATGACGGATCATGGATTGAATGGTCTTACGAAGCGTATGAGCTTGAGAACCAGGATGTTATTGACCGCACTGAGAACGGTGATTTTTAA
- a CDS encoding (Fe-S)-binding protein: MTVTAERKGFMPGCSLPSYTPDGVKKTMEYLKTVYPDLGGVQKCCGKGTKALGQEEKFKERFAGLQQDMDDIGIDTIIVACQNCYKTINETSETTKAESLWTLLPKIGIPEELRGKAKDSDVVFGIHDSCSTRYEKELQDGVRWVLKELGYRVEESEHSRENARCCGFGGMIVPANPDLATRVMQRRADDFTTDHVVVYCAACRASMMKVGKKAFHILDLLWGPVVHSDTAPPEDVLSKPAGAWINRYKSKRIVKQVVKN; the protein is encoded by the coding sequence ATGACTGTAACTGCCGAACGAAAAGGGTTCATGCCAGGATGTTCACTGCCATCCTATACACCGGATGGCGTGAAAAAGACGATGGAATATCTGAAGACCGTTTACCCGGATCTGGGTGGCGTGCAGAAATGCTGTGGAAAAGGGACGAAGGCGCTGGGACAGGAAGAGAAGTTCAAGGAGCGTTTTGCCGGCCTGCAGCAGGACATGGATGACATCGGAATCGATACGATCATCGTGGCCTGTCAAAACTGCTATAAAACAATCAACGAAACGAGTGAAACCACAAAGGCAGAGTCTCTCTGGACACTTCTTCCGAAAATCGGCATTCCTGAAGAACTCCGCGGGAAAGCGAAAGACAGCGATGTCGTCTTCGGGATTCACGATTCCTGTTCGACCCGTTATGAAAAAGAGCTTCAGGACGGTGTCCGCTGGGTTTTGAAAGAGCTCGGTTACCGGGTGGAAGAATCGGAACATTCAAGAGAAAATGCACGCTGTTGCGGCTTTGGTGGCATGATTGTCCCTGCGAATCCGGACCTTGCCACACGCGTCATGCAGCGCCGTGCGGATGATTTCACAACAGATCACGTTGTTGTATACTGCGCCGCTTGCAGAGCGTCGATGATGAAGGTCGGCAAGAAAGCCTTCCACATCCTTGATCTTCTCTGGGGACCGGTTGTTCATTCGGATACAGCCCCGCCGGAAGACGTCTTGTCAAAACCGGCAGGAGCATGGATTAACCGCTACAAGTCGAAGCGGATCGTCAAGCAAGTCGTCAAAAACTGA
- a CDS encoding FAD-dependent oxidoreductase, whose translation MEFRQSIYDNAKSITDGCMGHEEAFCTAACPMHTDVKKYIRQIGEGDVEGALETIREKLFLPNTLGRICAHPCETDCRRNTEFNEALSVAALKRYAAEKADDKTKWDIQVKGSTGKKVAIIGAGPAGAQSAIDLRKAGHDVVIYEKLEVVGGMMRVGIPEYRLPREVIDFEYSYLEDLGVKFRMGVEVGKDISFESLQQDFDAVIIANGAHLGGMPPVAGADAEGVMHAVDYLKEISLTHASKAAGKKIAVIGGGDVAMDCARSSWRIGADEVSLISLESLEQLPASEQEIVESQEEDVMFLNSWATEEILKDENGRVRGMVLKNVLSVFDEDGNFAPSFGDERKEIEVDTVVFATGQRVQDLTEGMVAQGGGGRYVVDKETLSTSVPNVFVAGDAAGTAIVVQAMAYGQKAAKSVDRFLNQVDLTEARNLKYEYSFETTLNVPLPKGTENLPRTSGNHRPADERKRDFKAVDLGYTDAQAQQEAGRCLQCECKLCMDECLMMNDFGECPQDIFGEFLAKDGIEPIVPYSCNVCGGCSHVCPNDYPIGETFMAMRKDFILANDGKSPMEGHKAIEMHQKLGFSKLFTTKAKGGR comes from the coding sequence ATGGAATTCAGACAATCAATTTACGATAACGCGAAATCCATTACGGACGGTTGTATGGGTCATGAAGAAGCATTTTGTACCGCAGCCTGTCCCATGCACACGGATGTGAAGAAATACATTCGACAGATTGGTGAAGGTGATGTGGAAGGGGCTCTCGAGACGATTCGGGAAAAGTTATTCCTTCCAAACACACTCGGCCGGATCTGTGCACACCCGTGTGAAACAGACTGCAGACGAAACACCGAGTTCAATGAAGCCTTATCCGTGGCAGCTCTGAAACGCTACGCAGCAGAGAAGGCAGATGACAAGACAAAGTGGGATATTCAGGTGAAGGGCTCTACAGGGAAGAAAGTGGCCATCATCGGTGCAGGGCCGGCAGGTGCCCAGTCCGCCATTGATCTGAGAAAAGCCGGACACGACGTCGTCATCTATGAAAAGCTTGAAGTGGTCGGCGGCATGATGAGAGTCGGGATTCCGGAGTACAGACTCCCGAGAGAAGTCATCGACTTCGAATACAGCTACCTCGAAGATCTTGGCGTCAAGTTCCGAATGGGGGTTGAAGTCGGAAAAGACATCAGCTTCGAATCCCTGCAACAAGACTTCGATGCCGTCATCATCGCAAACGGCGCCCATCTCGGCGGAATGCCTCCTGTAGCAGGAGCCGATGCTGAAGGTGTGATGCACGCAGTGGACTACCTGAAAGAAATCAGCCTGACACATGCTTCAAAAGCGGCAGGTAAGAAAATCGCCGTCATCGGCGGTGGGGATGTGGCGATGGACTGTGCACGCTCCTCCTGGAGAATTGGCGCAGACGAGGTCAGCCTCATCAGCCTTGAGAGCCTTGAACAGCTCCCGGCAAGTGAACAGGAAATCGTTGAGTCACAGGAAGAAGACGTCATGTTCCTGAACAGCTGGGCCACTGAAGAAATTTTGAAAGATGAGAACGGCCGCGTTCGCGGAATGGTTCTGAAGAATGTCCTGTCAGTCTTTGATGAGGATGGCAACTTTGCACCGAGCTTCGGTGATGAGCGCAAAGAAATCGAAGTGGATACGGTTGTTTTTGCAACCGGACAGCGCGTTCAGGATCTGACAGAAGGCATGGTCGCACAGGGTGGCGGCGGACGCTACGTCGTCGACAAAGAAACCCTGTCAACAAGCGTACCGAACGTCTTCGTTGCAGGAGATGCAGCAGGTACGGCGATCGTCGTTCAGGCAATGGCCTACGGTCAGAAAGCCGCGAAGAGCGTGGACCGTTTCTTGAACCAGGTGGATCTGACAGAGGCAAGAAACCTGAAATATGAATACAGCTTCGAAACAACACTCAATGTGCCGCTCCCGAAAGGCACTGAAAACCTGCCGAGAACGTCAGGTAACCACCGTCCGGCAGACGAGCGTAAGCGCGACTTCAAAGCGGTGGATCTCGGTTATACCGATGCCCAGGCTCAGCAAGAAGCAGGCCGCTGTCTCCAGTGTGAGTGCAAGCTCTGTATGGATGAATGCCTGATGATGAACGACTTCGGCGAATGTCCGCAAGATATCTTCGGTGAGTTTCTCGCTAAAGACGGCATCGAGCCAATCGTCCCATATTCCTGTAATGTGTGCGGCGGCTGTTCCCATGTATGTCCGAACGACTATCCGATTGGGGAGACGTTCATGGCGATGCGTAAGGATTTCATCCTTGCCAATGATGGGAAGTCACCGATGGAAGGCCATAAAGCGATCGAGATGCACCAGAAACTCGGTTTCTCCAAACTGTTTACGACTAAAGCAAAAGGAGGCAGATGA
- a CDS encoding FMN-dependent NADH-azoreductase — MILLITANRKPEEESVSLTLGMHFLRELKAYNPAVEVKVLDLFETDFPLPTREELSMWERQRPLTENEIGALENPHVATFKQAERIVFVTPLWNMSFPPQVKAYIDRIIVPGHTFEFGEQGIEGLMKDKEVLHIQSTGGIYSSGPLASFEHGDSYLRLMMKLIGISHYELVRVEGTSTYPDQIGERTEEAKKRLSEIANEWTDTE, encoded by the coding sequence GTGATTTTACTGATAACCGCAAACCGTAAACCCGAGGAGGAATCGGTCAGCTTAACGCTCGGGATGCATTTTCTCAGGGAACTGAAAGCGTACAACCCGGCCGTCGAGGTGAAAGTGCTCGATCTGTTCGAAACCGACTTCCCGCTTCCGACGCGTGAGGAACTCAGTATGTGGGAGAGGCAACGCCCGCTTACTGAGAATGAAATCGGGGCCCTTGAAAATCCGCACGTCGCAACATTTAAGCAGGCGGAGCGGATTGTCTTTGTGACACCGCTTTGGAATATGAGCTTTCCGCCACAGGTCAAGGCCTATATAGACAGAATCATCGTGCCCGGTCATACGTTTGAGTTCGGCGAACAGGGGATTGAAGGCCTGATGAAAGACAAAGAGGTCCTGCATATTCAGAGCACCGGGGGCATTTATTCATCAGGACCGCTGGCTTCGTTTGAGCACGGTGATTCTTATTTGCGGCTGATGATGAAGCTGATCGGCATCTCTCATTATGAGCTTGTCCGGGTGGAAGGAACGAGCACGTATCCGGATCAGATCGGAGAACGGACGGAAGAGGCAAAAAAACGCTTATCCGAAATCGCGAATGAATGGACTGATACAGAATAG